A single genomic interval of Lathyrus oleraceus cultivar Zhongwan6 chromosome 7, CAAS_Psat_ZW6_1.0, whole genome shotgun sequence harbors:
- the LOC127105924 gene encoding protein RTF1 homolog, with product MADLENMLLEAAGRKNSPVRKRQKLRNSRSSKHGDASFSDNGSDSKEEDSDKGVGKGNKRPTTIASNVPLKKRLELENTKRGNNNNISNEDKNRGGEGNDLKDEGGADSSEESDAAAKDLYKNEDDKKRLAKMTELEREMILSERATEKGDRELKEKMIMRMKRENSNSALAKGSSSNNRSSPRPPSTKVRSSARNAEKTAAKGDVLSELRAKRMKQQITDHHGKSEMKKKKKKLEVSRSSSSESESVVRSESEKESSSSDDDGELVDSDDDKNMDELDKPTFEEIKEITIRRSRLVKWLNEPFFEELIVGCFVRIGIGKSDNVPVYRLCMVQKVECGDPKKHYKVENRVTHKYLICVWGSENSAAKFQVAVVSDSSPLEKEFKQWTREVERTCSYMPSKKNVSDKKEAIKKINSYVYSAATVKQMLEEKKAAPSRPLNIAVEKDKLKREMEIAKSKNDDAWMERIITKLGELEAMRRARENDVKAIRLEEMNKKNRVENFKNLSEHRNMNANLKEGEKGYDPFSRRWTRSRNYYNEDQSKESKEEDKGEKDDKKVGVEATKESLKEAADAGKLIDTNAPVDVGTESNMLHDFELSISLAELKKFGGTQEERRSVFFDRKQKIEATIGYQVPENDGRKHLLTLSISDYKRRRGLL from the coding sequence ATGGCAGATTTGGAAAACATGCTTCTTGAGGCAGCAGGTAGAAAGAATTCTCCGGTGAGAAAGCGACAAAAGCTTCGAAACTCAAGATCATCGAAACACGGTGATGCATCATTCTCTGATAATGGAAGTGATTCCAAAGAGGAAGACTCTGATAAAGGTGTTGGTAAAGGAAACAAAAGGCCAACAACAATTGCGTCCAATGTTCCATTGAAGAAGAGATTGGAATTGGAAAACACCAAAAGAGGTAACAATAATAATATTAGTAATGAAGATAAAAACAGAGGCGGAGAAGGGAATGATTTGAAGGATGAAGGTGGTGCGGATAGCAGTGAAGAATCTGATGCTGCTGCTAAAGATCTTTACAAGAATGAAGATGACAAAAAAAGGCTTGCTAAGATGACAGAACTCGAAAGAGAAATGATTTTATCTGAAAGAGCGACGGAAAAAGGCGACAGAGAGTTAAAAGAGAAAATGATCATGAGAATGAAGAGAGAAAACAGTAATAGTGCACTTGCAAAAGGTTCTAGTTCGAATAATCGATCATCACCCCGACCTCCGTCTACCAAGGTTCGTTCGTCAGCTCGGAACGCCGAGAAAACAGCTGCAAAAGGCGATGTACTAAGCGAATTGCGCGCGAAGAGAATGAAGCAACAAATCACAGACCATCATGGAAAATCGGaaatgaagaaaaagaaaaaaaaattggaaGTTAGTCGAAGTAGCTCAAGTGAAAGTGAGAGTGTTGTGAGATCAGAAAGTGAAAAAGAATCTTCTTCTTCCGATGATGATGGTGAGTTAGTTGACAGTGATGATGATAAGAATATGGATGAATTAGACAAACCAACATTTGAAGAGATAAAGGAAATTACCATAAGAAGATCAAGGCTTGTGAAATGGTTGAATGAACCGTTTTTTGAGGAACTAATAGTTGGTTGTTTTGTGAGAATTGGCATTGGAAAATCAGATAATGTACCTGTTTATAGACTCTGCATGGTTCAAAAAGTTGAGTGTGGTGATCCTAAGAAACACTATAAGGTAGAAAATAGAGTTACTCATAAGTACTTAATTTGTGTTTGGGGGAGTGAAAATTCTGCTGCTAAATTTCAAGTTGCTGTAGTTTCTGATTCTTCACCATTAGAGAAAGAATTCAAACAATGGACACGAGAAGTTGAGAGAACATGTAGCTACATGCCTAGTAAGAAAAACGTATCGGATAAAAAGGAGGCAATAAAAAAAATAAACTCATACGTTTACTCGGCTGCTACGGTGAAACAGATGTTGGAGGAGAAAAAAGCCGCGCCATCTAGGCCATTGAATATTGCAGTAGAAAAGGATAAGTTAAAGAGGGAAATGGAAATAGCGAAGAGCAAAAACGACGACGCGTGGATGGAGAGGATTATAACAAAGCTGGGAGAATTGGAAGCAATGCGTCGTGCTAGAGAGAACGATGTGAAGGCTATTAGGCTTGAAGAGATGAACAAAAAGAATCGCGTTGAGAATTTTAAAAACTTATCCGAGCATAGAAATATGAACGCGAATTTGAAAGAGGGAGAGAAAGGGTATGATCCATTTTCAAGGAGATGGACAAGGTCAAGAAACTACTACAATGAAGATCAGAGTAAAGAGAGTAAAGAAGAAGATAAAGGAGAAAAAGATGATAAGAAAGTTGGTGTTGAGGCTACAAAAGAATCATTGAAAGAAGCTGCTGATGCAGGGAAATTGATTGATACTAATGCTCCTGTGGATGTTGGAACAGAATCaaacatgttgcatgattttgAGTTGTCAATTTCATTGGCTGAACTAAAGAAATTTGGTGGAACACAAGAAGAAAGAAGAAGTGTGTTTTTTGATAGGAAACAGAAAATAGAAGCAACAATTGGTTATCAAGTACCTGAAAATGATGGCAGAAAACATCTTCTTACATTATCCATTAGTGACTATAAGAGAAGAAGGGGGCTTctttga
- the LOC127105922 gene encoding pentatricopeptide repeat-containing protein At3g09040, mitochondrial: MHITLALRVNYMLRTTTHHSHFINFQFFHQFPKLIHSNNQPNNATNHLPFETFTTNSNSLISIYSRQGLFQKVLQTYTLLINSSQQPNQSTFSTTLSSCTKLESLEFGKLVHTSIIKKGFESDSLIHRSLVHFYTKCKCLSSARTLFGSALESDLLLPLDVSSLTALIGGYANVGLYEEALHVFDEMRSGFVLDELAFVTVLNACVSSGKLDYARELFDEMEMGGCDNVVVWNVMISGHGKRGYYKEAVGFYREMRKNGVESSRSTLASVLSAIAGLGEFDYGLLVHGEAVKLGFESSVYVVSSLVNMYGKCGMLCDAKKVFDVVCERNVVTWNTILGVYAQNGCLSGVMELFSEMMGSGIDPDEFTYSSILSSCACFEFLDIGRQLHSTIIKKRFTDNLCVNNALVDMYGKAGALMEARKQFEQMKYRDNISWNAILVGYVQEEEETNAFNMFRRMNRFGVVPDEVSMASILSACGNIKALEAGLQFHCFSVKLGLETNLFAGSSLIDMYSKCGGIKDARKVYSTMPEWSVVSMNALIAGYALKDAKEAINLLHEMQMLGLNPSEITFASLIDCCKEPPMVFLGMQLHCAILKKGLLCGSEFLGTPLLGMYMDSQRMEDANVLFSELSNLKSIVLWTTLISGHIQNDCSDEALKLYREMRNNNILPDQATFVTVLRACALLSSLQDGKEMHSLIFHTGFDLDELTSSALVDMYAKCGDVESAAKVFDELAIKKDAISWNSMIVGFAKNGYADRALRVFDQMAQSNVSPDDVTFLGVLTACSHAGLVSDGRRIFDNMVNYYGICPRVDHYACMVDLLGRWGFLEEAEGFIGKLDVEPNAMIWANLLGACRIHGDEKRGQKAAEKLIELEPQNSSPYVLLSNMYAASGHWDEARSLRRTMIQREIQKMPGCSWIVLGQITNSFVAGDLSHPSSDEISHVLKHLTALMRDNRLQEDGLSHSGQVC; encoded by the coding sequence ATGCACATAACACTAGCACTTAGAGTAAACTACATGTTAAGAACAACAACTCATCATTCTCATTTCATCAATTTCCAATTCTTCCACCAATTTCCCAAACTCATTCACTCCAACAACCAACCTAATAATGCCACTAACCACCTCCCATTTGAAACCTTTACAACCAATTCAAATTCACTCATTTCCATTTACTCCCGCCAAGGCTTATTCCAGAAAGTTCTCCAAACTTACACCTTATTAATAAACTCATCTCAACAACCAAACCAATCAACATTCTCAACCACTTTATCATCGTGTACAAAGCTCGAAAGCCTCGAGTTCGGTAAGTTAGTTCACACCTCTATAATTAAAAAAGGATTCGAATCCGATTCGTTAATCCATCGGAGCCTCGTTCATTTCTATACGAAATGCAAGTGTTTGAGTTCGGCTCGGACATTGTTCGGTTCGGCATTGGAATCAGATTTGTTGTTGCCTCTCGATGTATCTTCGTTGACGGCTTTGATTGGTGGTTATGCGAATGTTGGTCTGTATGAAGAAGCACTCCACGTGTTTGATGAAATGCGGAGTGGTTTTGTTTTGGATGAATTGGCGTTTGTGACTGTTTTGAATGCTTGTGTGAGTTCCGGGAAGTTGGATTACGCGCGTGAGTTGTTTGATGAGATGGAGATGGGTGGTTGTGATAATGTTGTTGTGTGGAATGTTATGATTTCTGGTCATGGGAAGAGGGGTTATTATAAGGAGGCGGTTGGGTTTTATCGGGAAATGAGGAAGAATGGTGTGGAGTCGTCGAGGTCTACGCTTGCGAGTGTTTTGAGTGCGATTGCTGGGTTGGGTGAGTTTGATTATGGTTTGTTGGTTCATGGAGAGGCTGTTAAGCTAGGTTTTGAGTCGAGTGTTTATGTGGTGAGTTCTTTGGTTAATATGTATGGGAAGTGTGGAATGTTGTGTGATGCGAAGAAAGTGTTTGATGTTGTGTGTGAAAGAAACGTTGTTACGTGGAATACGATTCTTGGAGTTTACGCGCAGAATGGTTGTTTAAGTGGTGTTATGGAGTTGTTTTCTGAAATGATGGGGTCTGGAATTGATCCGGATGAGTTTACGTACTCTAGCATTTTGAGTTCGTGTGCTTGCTTTGAATTCTTAGATATCGGGCGGCAGTTGCATTCGACTATTATCAAGAAAAGGTTTACTGATAATTTATGTGTGAATAATGCATTGGTAGATATGTATGGTAAGGCTGGAGCTTTGATGGAAGCTAGAAAACAATTTGAGCAGATGAAATATCGAGATAATATTTCTTGGAATGCTATTCTTGTTGGATACGTGCAAGAAGAAGAGGAAACTAATGCTTTCAACATGTTTCGGAGGATGAATCGATTTGGCGTTGTACCAGACGAGGTATCTATGGCTAGTATTCTTAGTGCTTGTGGAAATATTAAGGCACTAGAAGCAGGACTACAGTTTCATTGCTTTTCAGTTAAGTTGGGTTTAGAGACGAACCTTTTTGCTGGAAGCTCTCTTATTGACATGTATTCCAAATGCGGAGGAATCAAAGATGCACGTAAAGTTTATTCTACCATGCCCGAGTGGAGCGTGGTTTCCATGAATGCCCTGATCGCAGGATATGCTCTAAAAGATGCAAAAGAAGCAATTAATCTTTTGCATGAGATGCAGATGTTGGGATTAAATCCATCTGAAATCACATTTGCCTCACTCATAGATTGTTGTAAAGAACCTCCTATGGTATTTTTAGGGATGCAGCTCCATTGTGCTATATTAAAGAAGGGTCTTTTATGTGGTAGTGAATTCTTAGGTACCCCTTTGTTGGGGATGTATATGGACTCACAGAGGATGGAAGACGCAAACGTTCTTTTCTCCGAGTTATCTAACCTTAAAAGCATTGTACTGTGGACAACCTTAATTTCTGGACATATTCAAAATGATTGCAGTGATGAGGCCTTAAAACTGTACCGTGAAATGCGAAACAACAATATCTTACCAGACCAAGCAACATTTGTAACTGTTCTGCGAGCTTGTGCGCTCTTATCCTCACTGCAAGACGGTAAAGAGATGCATTCTCTAATCTTTCATACTGGTTTTGACCTAGATGAATTAACTAGCAGTGCCCTCGTAGATATGTATGCTAAATGTGGAGATGTAGAAAGTGCTGCAAAAGTTTTTGATGAACTGGCGATAAAAAAGGACGCGATTTCTTGGAATTCAATGATTGTTGGGTTTGCTAAAAATGGTTATGCAGATAGGGCACTGAGGGTCTTTGATCAGATGGCTCAATCAAATGTTTCACCAGATGATGTCACATTCCTTGGAGTGCTCACTGCCTGTAGTCATGCCGGGTTGGTTTCTGATGGTCGTCGGATTTTCGACAACATGGTAAACTATTATGGAATTTGTCCGAGAGTAGATCACTACGCTTGCATGGTTGATCTACTTGGCCGATGGGGTTTTCTTGAAGAAGCTGAAGGGTTTATTGGCAAACTAGATGTTGAACCTAATGCAATGATTTGGGCTAACTTATTGGGTGCTTGCAGAATACACGGGGATGAAAAAAGGGGACAGAAAGCAGCCGAGAAACTTATCGAATTAGAACCACAAAATTCTTCTCCGTATGTACTACTTTCTAATATGTATGCTGCATCAGGACATTGGGATGAAGCTAGATCTTTGAGGAGAACAATGATACAGAGAGAAATCCAAAAGATGCCCGGGTGTAGCTGGATTGTTCTGGGGCAGATAACAAACTCATTTGTTGCGGGTGATTTATCACACCCTAGTTCTGATGAAATTTCACATGTTTTGAAGCATCTGACAGCACTCATGAGAGACAATAGATTGCAGGAAGATGGACTTTCCCATTCTGGGCAAGTTTGTTGA